Proteins co-encoded in one Populus trichocarpa isolate Nisqually-1 chromosome 10, P.trichocarpa_v4.1, whole genome shotgun sequence genomic window:
- the LOC7492939 gene encoding zinc-finger homeodomain protein 11: MTKKAMDSTTSPHHITKSPDSDTDTETPLQTHLTKALSLTNGSHKTHQNRHLPPPPQQQNMVVSYKECHKNHAAGIGGLALDGCGEFMPKSTATPQDPTSFKCAACGCHRNFHRREPSGPTTITHMLPPPALNWTTSSSQSPGSTSSGPSPSPTSPASPSPQSFYPSAPHMLLSLSSGHSGHLDETQLQKQSYSLAMTSPHGKKRARTKFSQEQREKMYLFAEKLGWRLLRGNNDRGVEEFCSEIGVTRNVFKVWMHNNRSRKEKLNNSYGINSSDKCGFNANEEAGRVGADNKGCSFNNNGSNYDSFDRYQIESKVRVHGSMAPHGSSPSY, encoded by the coding sequence ATGACTAAAAAAGCCATGGACTCAACCACAAGCCCCCACCACATCACCAAATCCCCTGACTCGGACACAGATACTGAAACCCCACTCCAAACCCATCTCACCAAGGCCTTATCCCTTACAAATGGCTCACACAAGACCCACCAAAATCGCCAtcttccaccaccaccacaacagcAAAATATGGTGGTGTCTTACAAAGAATGCCACAAAAACCATGCTGCAGGTATTGGTGGACTAGCCTTGGATGGCTGTGGGGAGTTTATGCCCAAGTCAACTGCCACCCCTCAAGACCCTACCTCGTTCAAATGTGCTGCCTGTGGCTGCCACCGCAACTTCCACCGCCGTGAACCATCTGGCCCCACCACCATCACTCACATGCTACCACCACCAGCACTTAACTGGACCACGAGCTCAAGCCAAAGCCCAGGGTCAACAAGTTCAGGCCCAAGTCCTAGCCCAACATCACCGGCATCACCAAGCCCGCAGTCTTTCTACCCTTCTGCTCCTCACATGCTGTTGTCCTTGAGCTCTGGTCATTCTGGTCATCTCGATGAAACCCAGCTCCAGAAACAGAGTTACAGTCTCGCAATGACAAGCCCACATGGGAAAAAGAGAGCAAGAACCAAGTTTAGTCAAGAACAGAGAGAGAAGATGTATCTTTTTGCTGAGAAGTTGGGGTGGAGGTTGCTGAGAGGCAATAATGATAGAGGTGTTGAAGAGTTTTGCAGTGAAATCGGGGTTACTAgaaatgttttcaaagtttGGATGCATAACAATAGGTCCAGGAaagaaaagttgaataataGTTACGGTATTAATAGCAGCGACAAGTGTGGTTTTAATGCTAATGAGGAAGCTGGTAGAGTTGGTGCTGACAACAAAGGTTGCAGCTTCAACAACAATGGGAGCAACTATGATAGCTTTGATAGGTACCAGATTGAGAGTAAAGTCCGTGTACATGGTTCTATGGCTCCCCATGGATCTTCTCCATCGTATTGA
- the LOC7492940 gene encoding TATA box-binding protein-associated factor RNA polymerase I subunit B: MEREEGEVRNLQCESCGYIGLEESDGFYYCQQCGAQAQGIMETGVADEDFVEKGLDAAALYSHRHIRRSQPTHCPQPTADPSSIAWLSFTQEEAEPDNNNHTQNYIKREDDYGYDYNDDGVFGPTEPEDFGGLSKAKLSYEDYYNEVRIKYVLGMGLMIRLQCEALVEKFNVTPLIVGVASTVWLRFLLTTGVFKDSWANDVLIDSEMQKPETTELSVEPEDKRRVRYHRHEPRNSFGQRAVLIWFRYLRKEIPLHYSLVISFLACHVAREAVLPTDIVKWSVEGKLPYFDAHVEIEKHFGHSSPACCISSSLMFRPVQAVPIQKLESMAASIAESIGLHLPPVYFYGIASRYLKQLSLPVEKILPHACRIYEWSMPPDQWFSTNELRLPSRVCVLSILIVAIRIIYNINGFGAWEGSLSGYTSRLDFPCSSQMRVDEKDSGSPHKLDDSDEKSIGNRSHVQRSELDSAELLRNLDAKYNEISDTYEFTRDLPSYLQYCNEVVFCGAGSSHVNHREDELIKKLWDFYQSEKYSDPAEDDGAQNRTVFNGKRSRNDNGLARDQMGKKKIREETHECLSTDTCNSTGDENNDDSTETVKDKAIRKLKLDMAENRFYYIPPRLKIKRFDYLHYVRRVGDGALTYVAHADYYILLRSFARAAQVDTRIMHIGVMNFERRVAWMEKRIDYCLHLTPPSFTCEYCRDVPDHSDDDDAIGLSQLHL; the protein is encoded by the exons ATGGAGCGAGAAGAAGGAGAGGTAAGAAACTTACAATGCGAATCATGCGGTTACATAGGTCTTGAAGAATCCGATGGCTTCTATTACTGCCAGCAATGCGGTGCTCAAGCTCAAGGCATCATGGAAACCGGCGTCGCCGACGAAGACTTTGTTGAGAAAGGCCTTGACGCCGCCGCCCTCTACAGCCACCGCCACATCCGCCGCTCCCAACCCACCCACTGCCCCCAACCCACCGCTGACCCCTCCTCCATTGCCTGGCTCAGCTTTACCCAAGAAGAAGCAGAACCCGACAACAACAATCATACTCAGAATTATATTAAGAGAGAAGATGATTATGGTTATGATTATAATGATGATGGGGTGTTTGGGCCTACAGAGCCTGAGGATTTTGGGGGGTTGAGTAAAGCGAAGCTGAGTTACGAGGATTATTATAATGAGGTTAGgattaaatatgttttaggGATGGGGTTAATGATTCGGTTACAGTGTGAGGCTTTAGTTGAAAAGTTTAACGTGACTCCATTAATTGTCGGGGTTGCTAGCACTGTTTGGTTAAGGTTTTTGCTTACTACTGGGGTTTTTAAGGATAGCTGGGCTAATGATGTTTTGATTGATTCCGAGATGCAAAAACCAGAAACCACCGAATTGTCAG TGGAACCAGAAGATAAGAGACGTGTTAGGTACCACCGTCATGAACCTCGTAATTCATTTGGTCAGCGTGCAGTGCTAATATGGTTTAGGTATCTGAGAAAGGAAATACCACTGCATTATTCTTTAGTGATCTCGTTTTTGGCTTGTCATGTTGCTAGAGAAGCAGTTTTACCCACAGATATAGTGAAGTGGTCGGTCGAAGGGAAACTTCCTTATTTTGATGCtcatgttgaaattgaaaaacactttggaCATTCGTCGCCTGCCTGTTGTATAAGTTCAAGTCTAATGTTCAGGCCTGTGCAAGCAGTTCCTATTCAGAAGTTGGAGTCAATGGCAGCCAGCATTGCTGAGTCCATAGGCTTGCATTTGCCTCCAGTGTATTTCTATGGAATAGCGTCTCGCTATCTTAAGCAGTTGTCTCTTCCAGTTGAAAAGATTCTTCCACATGCGTGCCGCATATATGAGTGGTCAATGCCCCCAGATCAATGGTTTTCAACAAATGAGTTGAGGCTTCCTAGCCGTGTTTGTGTATTGTCAATACTGATTGTAGCAATAAGAATTATCTACAACATAAATGGTTTTGGGGCATGGGAAGGAAGTTTGTCTGGTTATACAAGCAGACTAGACTTTCCTTGTAGCTCTCAAATGCGAGTTGATGAAAAAGATTCCGGTTCTCCTCACAAGCTGGATGATTCAGATGAGAAGTCTATTGGTAACAGATCGCATGTTCAGAGGTCTGAGTTAGATTCTGCAGAGCTTTTGCGCAACTTAGATGCTAAATACAATGAGATCAGTGATACCTATG AGTTCACAAGGGACTTGCCATCATATCTCCAATACTGTAATGAGGTGGTATTTTGTGGAGCAGGATCTTCGCATGTGAATCATCGGGAGGATGAGTTAATAAAGAAGTTGTGGGATTTTTATCAGAGTGAAAAG TATTCTGATCCGGCAGAAGATGATGGAGCACAAAATAGGACtgtttttaatggaaaaagatCGAGGAATGACAATGGATTAGCCAGAGATCAgatgggaaaaaagaaaattagagaaGAGACCCATGAATGCCTATCCACTGATACCTGCAATTCAACAGGAGATGAAAACAATGATGATTCAACGGAGACTGTCAAAGATAAAGCCATTAGAAAGTTGAAATTAGACATGGCAGAGAATAGGTTCTATTACATTCCACCAAGGCTCAAAATCAAGAGATTTGATTACCTCCACTATGTACGGAGGGTAGGTGATGGTGCGTTAACTTATGTTGCCCATGCAGATTATTATATTTTGCTTCGTAGTTTTGCTAGAGCTGCTCAGGTTGATACCCGGATAATGCATATCGGGGTAATGAATTTTGAGAGAAGAGTGGCTTGGATGGAAAAAAGAATCGACTACTGTTTGCACTTGACACCTCCCAGTTTTACCTGTGAGTATTGTAGAGACGTGCCAGATCATTCTGATGATGACGATGCAATTGGACTTTCGCAGTTGCATTTgtga
- the LOC7481588 gene encoding uracil-DNA glycosylase, mitochondrial produces the protein MAASSKTIMDFLQPAKRLKLSSSSPSPIDPLNLLNKSLSAKSTSTDLTPDQVSRIELNKLRAKSKRNLKLCSQLVSNSKGSSGHVNLEELLVENTWREVLPGELEKPYFKNLCKFVESEISNGSVAIYPPQHLIFNALNSTPFNTLKAVIIGQDPYHGPGQAMGLSFSVPQGVKAPSSLVNIFKELKQDLGCSIPSHGNLEKWAIQGVLLLNTVLTVRNHQANSHSKKGWEHFTDAVIKTISQKKEGVVFLLWGNSAQEKSKLIDQTKHHILKAAHPSGLSANRGFFGCRHFSRTNKLLAQMGISPIEWQL, from the exons ATGGCTGCCTCTTCCAAAACAATAATGGATTTCCTCCAACCCGCCAAGCGCCTTAAACTCTCTTCCTCCTCTCCTTCCCCAATAGACCCCTTAAATCTCTTAAACAAATCACTCTCTGCAAAATCAACCTCCACCGACCTCACTCCTGACCAAGTATCCCGCATCGAACTCAACAAACTACGCGCCAAATCCAAACGCAACCTCAAACTGTGTTCTCAACTAGTCTCCAATTCCAAAG GTTCCTCCGGGCATGTGAATTTAGAGGAACTGTTGGTGGAGAACACGTGGCGAGAGGTGCTGCCAGGGGAGTTGGAAAAGCCGTATTTTAAGAATCTGTGTAAATTTGTGGAAAGTGAGATTAGTAACGGGAGTGTAGCTATATACCCACCGCAGCATTTGATTTTCAATGCCTTGAATTCGACACCGTTTAATACGCTCAAGGCTGTTATCATCGGACAGGATCCTTATCATGGCCCTGGTCAGGCAATGGGGCTTTCTTTTTCTGTGCCTCAAGGGGTTAAGGCACCTTCTAGTCTTGTTAATATTTTCAAGGAACTTAAGCAGGATCTGGGGTGTTCCATTCCGTCTCATGGGAATCTTGAAAAATGGGCTATTCAG gGTGTTCTATTGCTCAACACAGTTCTCACTG TTAGGAATCACCAAGCGAATTCTCATTCAAAGAAAGGATGGGAGCATTTCACTGACGCtgttatcaaaacaatttcacAGAAGAAGGAAGgagttgtttttcttctttgggGTAACTCAGCTCAGGAGAAATCCAA GTTAATTGACCAGACAAAGCATCACATTCTGAAGGCTGCACATCCTTCTGGCTTGTCTGCAAACAGAGGCTTCTTTGGCTGCAG GCATTTTTCTCGCACAAATAAGCTTTTGGCGCAAATGGGAATTTCCCCAATAGAATGGCAACTTTGA
- the LOC7481590 gene encoding uncharacterized protein LOC7481590 encodes MSSIVSGHHCNWSLGGAGVQEHFLCRGRFYSNKVPCPGDNHGLPCRGLIFSTPQSLASSSCYRPSTRKYRPVFSSTVDDPRDQDDPEEDGARDKDSSKGETGGIDSELLRENLERIVGSDDSAFSGIDLATLIRNKYGRSYDVQLIKKEFMGRNLLALNVMWKYREQRSFPLTEEEYILRLDDVANTLKCWGAVSHIRNSLEKSKERPRIGKAVSIFIDMDESGGRANEWIYK; translated from the exons ATGTCGAGTATCGTATCAGGTCATCACTGTAATTGGTCACTTGGAGGAGCAGGGGTACAGGAGCATTTTCTTTGCAGAGGAAGATTCTACAGCAACAAGGTTCCATGCCCAGGAGATAATCATGGTCTTCCTTGCAGAGGATTGATTTTCTCCACTCCTCAATCCCTCGCCAGCAGTAGCTGTTATCGCCCAAGTACTCGGAAATACAGGCCTGTTTTTTCCAGTACAGTTGATGATCCCCGTGACCAAGATGACCCGGAAGAAGATGGGGCCCGTGACAAGGATTCTTCCAAGGGTGAAACTGGAGGG ATTGATAGCGAATTGCTAAGAGAGAATCTCGAAAGAATTGTTGGGTCAGATGATTCTGCCTTCAGTGGAATAGACCTCGCAACTCTGATTAGGAACAAGTATGGGAGGTCTTATGATGTTCAGCTAATAAAGAAG GAGTTCATGGGTAGAAATCTCCTCGCTTTGAATGTCATGTGGAAGTACAGGGAGCAG aGATCCTTTCCACTAACTGAAGAAGAGTATATATTGAGGCTGGATGATGTGGCAAATACATTGAAATGCTGGGGAGCTGTTTCCCATATCAGAAATAGCTTAGAGAAGTCAAAAGAGAGGCCTCGGATAGGGAAG GCAGTCAGCATTTTCATAGACATGGATGAGTCTGGAGGCCGAGCAAATGAATGGATTTACAAGTAG